tgagattgagttggtaaagaggtgattcgtccttgtgtgttagtttagtagaaggtagagaatgagttgttagtcagggtgatttattggttgcttgaagtgtgaaaatggctatattagccagtaagttataattatagactcatggttgttgtgaAAATTAAAGACAGTATAAATGTACGATTGagtgagtaagtatgaggtgagaaatccatataagtagaaaagattgtatggggttataatataagattaaggttgatcatgtctattatgtaactttaccccttgaccttcttttcgttggtagttgtaaactagtacaacttgtgagaaggtatgtagtggattttgaggtgttTGAATAGAATGTGTcaattttatggactagcataGTATGTTGCACTcatcattggtggtagatgattgatgctagacaattggcttgaatttaatgtagaatgtggatgtaagaatGGTGGCacgagattgatgatgcatgttttgtgagATTAAATTAGCAGGCTTGATGTGttaaaatagtacgtgctaatgagttatgataaggaagaccgtaaggtcaagatcaattatttgttgtttggaagttctagtgtactagtgtttcttgatgtctatTTCATGGtatccaagtgagaatcatgcataaggttgggttgtaaaatcatgtttagcactagacattaagttttgaacaattgatgtccatgaaggtggatgtgatgataccaagaaatcatcacatccaccttcatggacatcaattgtTAAGTTGTACTTCTTGCTATCACTTTGATTACGTACCGGAAAACCTATTTTGTTCAAGATATAAAAATTGCATCTTGGTTAAGTTGCCAATCTCTAGTGGTAAGAATCCATTAAGATTGTTCCTCGCCAGTGACAAAACTTGCAGCACCGAGATATTGAATATGGAGATTGGGACTGAGCCGGTTATCTGGTTTAACTCCATCCACAACTCCATCAAATTAACAAGATTTCCAATTTCTTGTGCAATTATCCCTGCAGTTAatgtgtaattaattttttttcttttggagtaaatagataaaagagaaaatactcaattacccccttgaactatacccaaaaaggctatgacacacctcaacttaaagggggtcctattaccccctaaactaattaaaagtgtaattttgacacccttagtgcctacgtgacacatacgtggcacacacgtatGCCTACATGGACACTTCAGTGTattgtgccacgtaggcactaagggtgtcaaaattacacttttaattagttcaagggtaataggacccctttaagttgaggtgtgtcatagccattttgggtatagttcagggggtaattgggtattatctctagATAAAATATTACTAGCATTCATAAGAGAAAACATACCTGTGAAATGGTTATATCTGAGATACAATTGCTGCAAGTTACTCAATCTTCCAATTTCACTATGTATTGGTCCATCAAACTCATTTTCCGATAAACCTAATAGTTGAAGTTGTGAACAATTTGACAAGCTCATGGGAATATGACCATGAAGCTTGTTTGTTGATAGATAAAGACCTTTGAGATTcggaagaccattgcataagccATTGGGAAGACTTCCTGATAAGCAATTGCCAGTAAATGAAATGACTTCGattctagaaatattgaaaactaTTAGTGGTATAGAACCCATAAGTTGATTATATTGTATGGCCAACCAGTTCAGGTTGTGAAGATTGCCGATTTCGTTTGGAATGCTTCCTTGAAGTAAATTTCCAGATAATTCTAACCTCTCCAACCTTGAGGCATTCGAGAGAGACACAGAGATATGACCTTCTACGGAATTGAATGCCAAATTCAACATTTCAAGCttttaaatgttaaaaatatGATGAGGGAAGGGGGCCGGTAAAACTATTATTCTTAAAGCTTAGAAATTGAAGTTCGTGTAAGAACCCAAACCAAGAAGGAACCTCCCCTCTAAAGTTGTTGAaacttaaatcaagaaacttaatcCATCGCAAGCGTGCCATTTCTTGAGGCAAATTTCCATGGAAGTTGTTGCTTGCCAAGTCAAGAGAAGCAAGAAATGAGAGGTTTCAAAGATCTTGCAGAATTCTGCTTGTAAGAGCCATATTAGAAAGATTCAAGGACTTCATTCGCTGGTGACGAGAGCCAGTAGTGACTTCAGCCCAATGACAAACAGACGTAGCTGGAGAccaactttcatccaagaagtgAAAGGGATCCGAAATGATTTTAGATTTCAGGGAAAGAAGAGCTAATTGATCAGTGGAGATGTTAAATTGGGTCATGACTGAACTACTTATGATATAGTACTGAAGCAACAAGAGAAAAGAGGTGAAAGCTTTCTCCATCATTGCATAAATTGGTAGGAATATGGATATGACTAGCAATGATGTGGTTTTGAGACTTTAAATAGCAAAGAGGTCTCTTGCTCTTTCTGATTTTAACATCTATATTTATGAGAATTTTCCATTCAAACATATTTTAAGGGAAAAAGAAATAACTTtcctttattaattaattaattcatctAAAGACTAATAATACAACTAAAGAAACAATAAAGTATTAAAATCTTTACTTATGAGAATTTCCCATTCAAACATATGTTAAGGAAAAAAGGAATAGCTTtccattattaattaattaagtcaTCGAAAGACTAATAATACAACTAAAGAAACAATaaagtatttttaatttgttcaggTGGAAAACcaagaaagaagaataaaaaaggagTCTTCCACTAACTTATACAAATAACCAAATGTAAGATGTTCATTGAGCAAGAATAAATACggagtatatatagatatatgttggCGTTTGTTGcgcatttttaattttaaaactagAATATTAAAGTGTATGATAATTAATAGGCATAAAGAGGAGAAAATGGTGCTATTGTAACTTATATAAACCACAATGACATGTTCTAACTAGCAGTATCTCTTACTAATTGTCCCACTGCTCCTCAAATGACTATCCACCTTCTTGACATGTATTTGTGGAAGAAATCCCACACCTACATAAAGGGTGTTTTCTTCTTTGTGTTGTAATAGATGAGAAGTATTATATTGTGTTCATATTAGAGAGTAgtgtagtgaaagagagagtagagataaagaaactattcaatatacaaaagagagtaattatacGTTGAATGAAGGTGTTCTTTTGGTGGAGCTCTGGATTCCTCAACTAATTCGGAGTTGTTTGAGTTATACAATGTTGTTGTCGTATTGTATCCCGGAGGGAAAAAGTCTAGAGTGACACTGCTGGATCAGTGTAGATTATGCCTCAGTGAACTTAAGTCTCCTTATAAAGAGCGAGATATTCATGTTAGCCTCCTATACTTA
The window above is part of the Capsicum annuum cultivar UCD-10X-F1 unplaced genomic scaffold, UCD10Xv1.1 ctg3708, whole genome shotgun sequence genome. Proteins encoded here:
- the LOC124891549 gene encoding receptor-like protein 35, yielding MLNLAFNSVEGHISVSLSNASRLERLELSGNLLQGSIPNEIGNLHNLNWLAIQYNQLMGSIPLIVFNISRIEVISFTGNCLSGSLPNGLCNGLPNLKGLYLSTNKLHGHIPMSLSNCSQLQLLGLSENEFDGPIHSEIGRLSNLQQLYLRYNHFTGIIAQEIGNLVNLMELWMELNQITGSVPISIFNISVLQVLSLARNNLNGFLPLEIGNLTKMQFLYLEQNRFSGT